CAGTCTTCACTGACCGGTATGGGAATATTTTTAGCTGAAAGGTGCTCCTGTATCCATTCCATGATCTCTTCATCTTCTTCCTTCGAATAGGAGCAGGTAGCATATATCAGTATGCCGTCCTCTTTTAACGCACCCCAGGCATCCGCCAGTATGCGCTGCTGACGTTGACTGCATAATATTACATTTTCAGGCGACCATTCCGACACCGCTTCCGGGTCACGCCTGAAAAGACCTGAGCCTGAGCAGGGTGCATCTATCACCATCACATCAAAGTAACCGGGCAGTCTGCCAAAATCACGCGGATCATTGTTCGTAACGACCACATTGGCACCTCCCCATTTACTGAGATTATCACCCAGAAGAGCCGCCCTGCTTTTGATCACTTCATTTGACACCAGCACACTGTCAGTACTGATCAGCGATTGCAACAGGGTAGATTTGCCTCCTGGTGCCGCACAAAGGTCCAGTACTTTCAGCGGCGCATTCAGGTCACAGGTGTGACGCATTGCCTGTTCCACGAACATAGAAGACGCTTCCTGTACATAGTAGGCGCCCGCATGAAAGAACGGATCAAAGGTAAATGACGGCCGCACAGGCAGATAGTATCCATACTGTGACCATGGTACCCGGCTTACAGTTGTTGCTGTCAGCGATTGCAGCACCTTTTGCACTGCGGCATCCTCCTGTAGTTTATTCGGATTGATCCTGAGAGAAGTGATTTTTTCGCCTGCCTCATGTATACGCAAAAAGGCTGCCAAATCCATACCTGGCAGTCCTGTGAGTGTGTCAGTAAATTTTTTCGGTAAGAAATCCAACCCCTTATTTTTGCAGCAAAATACAGAAAAAACGGGGCATAGCAGTCAACTCATCCATTACAGGGTATTGACTATTTCAGCTACAAGCTGCTGCAGTACCTGTTTGGCGTCGCCAAACAACATAGCCGTTTTAGGCTGGAAGAACAGGTCATTTTCAATACCGGCATACCCGGGTTTCATACTACGCTTATTGACAATCACGCTTCTGGCGTTTTCCACTTCCAGTATTGGCATCCCATAAATAGGGCTGGAAGGATCACTTTTAGCGGCAGGATTCACCACATCATTCGCCCCCAGTATCAGTACCACATCGGTGGTGGAGAACTGCCCGTTCGCCTGTTCCATCTCCAGGAGTTTATCGTACGAAACATCTGCTTCGGCCAGCAATACGTTCATATGTCCCGGCATACGTCCTGCCACCGGATGAATGGCATACCTGACCTCTACCCCTCTTGCTTCCAGCAAAGTCTCCAGTTCATGACAGGCATGCTGGGCCTGCGCTACCGCCAGACCGTAACCCGGCACGATCATCACCTTATGCGCATAGGCCATCACCACTGCTGTATCGGCCAGTCCGATCTCCTTGTAAGCGCCCTGCTCCTTACTGGCACCTCCACTTTTCGCGCCACCGAATGCACCGATCAGCACATTCTTCAGCGAGCGGTTCATCGCCTTACACATCAGGATTGTCAGGATCGTACCGGCAGAACCTACCAGTATTCCACCAGTCAGCATCACCGGGTTATCATACAGAAAACCACCACAGGCGGCGGCAACTCCCGTAAAGGAATTTAACAATGAAATCACAACAGGCATGTCCGCCCCTCCGATAGGCAATACGAAAAAGACCCCATAGATCAGTGAAAGCACCAGTATAACGGCAAACAATATCACAGTGGCTGCCGGCAATGTAACGGTCACGAATAATGCCAGCAGCAGTATGAG
The DNA window shown above is from Chitinophaga agri and carries:
- a CDS encoding NAD(P)(+) transhydrogenase (Re/Si-specific) subunit beta, coding for MLSLIYLIGSVTFIVGLKMLSNPATARKGNAIAAGGMGLAILGTIFLYRHHGQGLHNYGWIIAGLLIGGVIGFISARRVKMTAMPEMVSLFNGMGGACAALISVVEFEHMADALSGSTDDNMQLGIIFAGMIIGAVSFSGSVIAWGKLNGRIRDIAFQGQHIVNLSVLALILLLALFVTVTLPAATVILFAVILVLSLIYGVFFVLPIGGADMPVVISLLNSFTGVAAACGGFLYDNPVMLTGGILVGSAGTILTILMCKAMNRSLKNVLIGAFGGAKSGGASKEQGAYKEIGLADTAVVMAYAHKVMIVPGYGLAVAQAQHACHELETLLEARGVEVRYAIHPVAGRMPGHMNVLLAEADVSYDKLLEMEQANGQFSTTDVVLILGANDVVNPAAKSDPSSPIYGMPILEVENARSVIVNKRSMKPGYAGIENDLFFQPKTAMLFGDAKQVLQQLVAEIVNTL
- a CDS encoding methyltransferase RsmF C-terminal domain-like protein: MDFLPKKFTDTLTGLPGMDLAAFLRIHEAGEKITSLRINPNKLQEDAAVQKVLQSLTATTVSRVPWSQYGYYLPVRPSFTFDPFFHAGAYYVQEASSMFVEQAMRHTCDLNAPLKVLDLCAAPGGKSTLLQSLISTDSVLVSNEVIKSRAALLGDNLSKWGGANVVVTNNDPRDFGRLPGYFDVMVIDAPCSGSGLFRRDPEAVSEWSPENVILCSQRQQRILADAWGALKEDGILIYATCSYSKEEDEEIMEWIQEHLSAKNIPIPVSEDWHIVTTTAGPQQAEGYRFYPDKVKGEGFFITCFRKTSGDVYTAKKHRDSITPVAKKDQEKVAQWIKSLDNLFLMDHQGEVLIFPENMMPVVSLLQQHLYLRKAGVKAGQLAAKELIPDHQLAMSTMVRETIPQVMLTREQSLRYLRKEDPEVTTDVKGWALMMYEGMALGWAKILPNRINNYYPKELRILKEV